A genomic region of Magnolia sinica isolate HGM2019 chromosome 6, MsV1, whole genome shotgun sequence contains the following coding sequences:
- the LOC131250102 gene encoding uncharacterized protein LOC131250102: MALSQLKVAAQAVYSIKLAAVASRKEHINLEQWLNENLSTYKDTFFEDCLKFLKEIPFIATNDASANPFQHFSSVMNLYLETSSTLLKVLQAHSGQLISHQLSEELRRLQASSVHANPRLQNGGSTDSSTHDASYLIIHWPLQINRK, translated from the exons ATGGCACTGTCACAGTTGAAGGTTGCGGCACAAGCCGTTTACAG CATCAAACTGGCTGCAGTTGCTTCTCGTAAGGAACACATAAATCTAGAGCAATGGCTAAACGAAAATCTGAGCACATACAAGGATACTTTTTTTGAG gattgcctcaagttcttaaaagaaatacCTTTCATAGCAACAAATGATGCATCTGCCAATCCTTTCCAACATTTCAGCTCTGTCATGAATCTTTATCTAGAGACAAGTTCTACTCTTTTGAag GTCCTTCAAGCCCATTCTGGCCAGCTCATCTCCCACCAACTTTCTGAGGAATTGAGAAGGTTGCAAGCATCATCTGTGCATGCTAATCCAAGACTGCAAAATGGTGGATCTACAGATTCATCAACACATGATGCATCATATCTGATTATTCACTGGCCTCTTCAGATcaacagaaaataa